A single genomic interval of Helianthus annuus cultivar XRQ/B chromosome 13, HanXRQr2.0-SUNRISE, whole genome shotgun sequence harbors:
- the LOC110899189 gene encoding ABC transporter I family member 10, with protein sequence MNIRAPIYASTPRYSNLTTRNYNAVGADNYAIESHSVSYSIKNERGKVVPIIKDCSLNIPSGQFWMLLGPNGCGKSTLLKILAGLLSPTDGFVYVRKPRSYVFQNPDHQVVMPTVEADVAFGLGRFNLTNDETKLRVAKALTAVGMYDYLQRPVQTLSGGQKQRVAIAGALVEQCKVLLLDELTTFLDETDQLGVIKAVKNTLSSSEDVTALWVTHRLEELEYADGAVYMEDGKVVMHGEPSVIMDSIEARKASYTDNINS encoded by the exons ATGAACATTCGTGCTCCTATTTACGCCTCAACGCCTCGCTACTCCAATCTAACAACTCG GAATTATAATGCTGTTGGTGCTGACAATTATGCAATTGAAAGCCATAGTGTAAGCTACTCGATCAAGAATGAAAGGGGGAAAGTGGTGCCGATTATAAAGGATTGTTCGTTGAATATACCATCTGGGCAGTTTTGGATGCTGCTTGGGCCTAATGGGTGTGGGAAATCAACTCTTTTGAAG ATTTTGGCGGGTCTATTAAGCCCAACAGACGGTTTCGTGTATGTGAGGAAACCTAGAAGTTATGTCTTCCAAAATCCAGATCACCAA GTCGTTATGCCCACCGTAGAAGCTGATGTGGCGTTTGGCCTTGGACGGTTTAACCTTACCAATGATGAAACAAAACTGAGAGTTGCAAAAGCGTTAACTGCTGTGGGCATGTATGATTATCTGCAG AGACCAGTACAAACTCTTAGTGGAGGTCAGAAACAAAGGGTTGCAATTGCTGGTGCATTGGTAGAACAATGTAAAGTATTGTTACTAGATGAACTCACAACATTCTTGGATGAAACCGATCAG CTTGGGGTGATTAAAGCTGTGAAGAACACGTTGAGTAGTTCTGAAGATGTGACTGCGTTATGGGTAACACACCGTTTAGAAGAACTTGAGTATGCAGACGGCGCTGTGTATATGGAAGATGGTAAGGTGGTGATGCATGGTGAACCATCCGTCATAATGGATTCAATTGAAGCGAGGAAAGCCTCTTACACCGACAATATCAACTCGTGA